A stretch of DNA from Sebastes fasciatus isolate fSebFas1 chromosome 16, fSebFas1.pri, whole genome shotgun sequence:
GAGTTTTGAGGTCTTACTTCAAATAAACAAGTCAAATACAATAGCAAACACCGCATCAGTGTATCTGCtcagatagctcagtgtggtagataaCTGCTCGTAGTATCCGgttggaatactggaggttgtgggttcgaTCCTTATATGACACAATGAGTTTTGAGCTCTTACTTCAAATAAACAagtcaaatacaaaaagaaacaatacaTCAACATATCTGGTgagatagctcagtgtggtagataaCTGCTCGTAGTATCCGgttggaatactggaggttgtgggttccatccttatgtgacacagtctgttttcaggtctaACTTCTAATGACCAAGTCAAATATACCAAGAGAACAGTCCTCACTGCGTGTGGCATTGGTGGCTGGGTTGCTGAGTTCTGGTTCGGGCTGCGGCAGATCGGGGTTCAATCCCTACCCTCATCAGTGTCCGGTGCCCGACAGTGGTGTGAGACGAGCGTCTCCTCCCAGGGTTTACCAGAGATACAACTGGGGGGTTATGCATCAGTatatatgttaaatatatacTTTTATGCGACGCACATAATATTCTACGCGAAGCATAtgatattatttaatatatatactttatgcgacgcatataatattatatgcgacgcatataatattatttgatttattatataatatatattgttatattaaatatatttatacttCGCATTTAATATCACATGCGTCGCATaaaagtatatatttaatactgatgcataaCCCCCCAGTTGTATCTCTGGTAAACCCTGGGAGGAGACGCTCGTCTCACACCACTGTCGGGCACCGGACACTGATGAGGGTAGGGATTGAACCCCGATCTGCTGCAGCCCGAACCAGAACTCAGCAACCCAGCCACCAATGCCACACGCAGTAAGGACTGTTCTCTTGGTATATTTGACTTGGTCATTAGAAGTtagacctgaaaacagactgtgtcaCATAAGGATGGAACCgacaacctccagtattccaacCGGATACTACGAGCAGttatctaccacactgagctatctgaGCAGATACACTGATGCGGTGTTTGCTATTGTATGTGACTTCTTTATTTGAAGTAAGACCTCAAAACTCATCGTGTCATATAAGGATGgaacccacaacctccagtattcaAACCGGATACTACGAGCAGttatctaccacactgagctatctgaGCAGATACACTGATGCGGTGTTTGCTATTGTATTTGACTTGTTTATTTGAAGTAAGACCTCAAAACTCATCGTGCCCAATAAGGATGGAACCtacaacctccagtattccaaGTAGGTATTCCGTCCAGttatctaccacactgagctatctcACCAGATACGTTGAtgtattgtttctttttgtatttgactTCTTTATTTGAAGTAAGAGCTCAAAACCCATTGTGTCATGTAAGGATCAAACACACAACCTCCAGTACTCCAACCGGATACTACggaattatgactttattctctaaatctcagattaatttatttttcctcaatgtggccctaatactccgtcgtaccgtcgtaccatagacctacaacaatgataaataaaaataaaaatgtaaacaaaaaacagttattcatttccatgtttataaatccacagggagccgctggagaggagctgaagagacgcaggttgctgaccgctgGCCTCGTGGAATAACAGCATAAGTGGTGGTATACCATCACAAAACGAAAGGGGCTTTTACAAAAGgttgatttttgtatttatgttgtATTAATTGTATTAATTTGCAAGACCTTTATAAGACCTTTGGTAATCCATGGTTTTATTGTCCAATTACATATCaataaaatgaattattaaaatgcattgattacacacacacatccaaagcTTTCCAGGTCATCTGTCGCATCATTACACTACAGATATAAAGAACAGCAGCACCAGTAGTAAGTGGTCAAATGCAAGTGGACTTGCTGTCTTGAAGGAACATCTTCAagacaatatataaaaataacatcacATTTCATTTATATACTACAGCTCTAAATTAATTTCATAGAATTAAATGTGTAATATTttgaataatataaatatttcaaaTGACCTATTTTAACACTGTTAGTGtacattcattctcattcagAGTGGCTACATAAACAGCTTTCCACTATTTAAAGTGCTCTAGAAGTTAGTGCAGCGCAGGAAGTAGCTGTTCCTCAGCACGCGGTACAACCTCCCGGTCCTCAGGTTGTACTCAAACATGTAGGGTCCGCTGTAGATGTACGTAAAACCTGCAGACCACAGACTCAAGGTTAGTTTCTGTGCTGgttaaaaggaatagttttttaatttttgtgaATATTTGAATCTCTTTGTTGTCCAGAattagacgagaagattgatgccacccactctcatgtttgtccattaaataaagtggtatcggtcttctcatgtaactctcagcaagaaaagcTTTTAAGCACACTTCCCCCAAAAATGTCCCTTTTCTTTTTAGGCTGAAAACATTAAAGACGGGTCTGAATATCTCATTTCAGTTGTTTGGACTTGGAAAACTTTAGGTCAGCTTTGACTGCTGCTCACCTCTGTACTGGAAAGCTGCAGTCACCCTGCCGCTCAGGCCGGAGAAGGTCTGATCCACTCGCTTGGGGAAACCCTGGTCCATCGTCTTTCTGGCCTCATCGTAACTgaggaaacacagacagcagtTAGATACATTCAATAAAGGTTAAAAATACTGAATACCAGTGTATATACTCTCAACACACCTGTAGTAAATGTCGCCTTCAAAGAACAGAGTCTTGCCAGATTGCACGTCATAGAGGGCCGCGTCGATCTTCTTCACGCGTCTAGGCAGACCAACGCTGGTGAGTTTTTTAGGATAGCCACGCACGAGGTCGTAGCCCCTGAAAGCCCACACTTTACGACCTGCAGGCAGGAAAAGATGATTGAGGTAAACTTTGAAAATGCTTTCAGATCGGAGCCTCGGGTAGATCAGAAGAACACGTACCTTTAAAGAGAAAGACTTTATCTGAGTGTCGGCTTTCATAAGCGGCGTTGATGCTGGTGGGGGCGTTGGGCCAGAAGTTTGTGATGAGACTTTGCTGAGGTGTGTTGCTCTGAGGGTAACTCCGCCAGAAGAAGCTGAGAACACACAAGAACATTATGCACATGAAGCCACTTATGGTgagaactagggatgcaccgagtacaagtacttacatttggatactctccgataccgagtaccgatacgagtacttctctgtgccaaaaaaccctcgttaacagccagctggagggtgtgagcgacacacgctCTAGGTCGgtttggaaaggctcggggggGAAGGTGGCTCGCAgacaaagtgctcgctgcgccctctgtCCCCaccggggagggacggggccccctgctcccggtgcgactgtcgaccggggcggactgtttTCAGTGCACCCCAAGCAcgtcgtgccgccagatcggggctcggcccacgtaaaaggcgccatgGGTCTGCggtgatgtcggcaacccacccgacccaaggagtctaacgcacgcgcgagtcagagggtgcaagcaaaaccccttaggcgcaatgaaagtgagggccggtgcgggcggctgaggtgggatcccggcccagtggGGTCGGGTGTACCACCGTAAAgcggtatcggtgccgttgtatcggagccgtttttccgagtacgagtacatgagcacagtatcggacccgatacccgatactggtatcggtgcatccctagtgagAACAAAATCCCGATAGGTTTggatccagatgttttagcGTTCTGCTGTGCAGCATGTCTGATATACCTGTCTTTGAAGAAGAGCATCTCTCCTCGCAGGGTGGTGACAGCATCCAGAACCATGGTTGAATCACAGGAGTCGGGGGTGGTGGGGGGCTGAGGTCTGGTTACAGAGGGATCCTTATCAGGGTTTGCACCTGGAGGATAAACAAAATGAGTCACCAAGTATTTAGAAAGCGCTGCATCATATTGCAACAATAACAGTTGAGTAGCATCATGAAATATTGCGCAAGAGGCTGTCTGAGATTTTGGTTTAAGTGCTACTGTGTGCAAACAGGCATCGTTAGTACTAACCATAGAGAGACTGGATGCCGTTGACATCGTCCCGCGGCAGAACGAAGGGTTTCTGTACGAGTAGACGGGGTACATGAGAGCACCGGGATCATCAGAGTGAGACAAGCCCAGGGAGTGGCCGAACTCATGGGCAGCCACCATGAAGAGGACGTAGCCTGCAGCAGAGAATACACAGAACTACAGGTTAGTTACAGCTCCTCTCTCCATAATTATATCCTTTCACGCTGACAAGTAAAAACAGACATGCTGAGCGTCAATAACAAACTCACCTCTGTTTGAGCGGAAAGTGAAggtctcatcatcatcaaaatgaGCATCTCCTCCGATGCCGGGGGCCGGGGCGAAGGCGTGGGCAAGAGTGCCATCAGGGCCGTCAAAGGGGTAATAATCACCATGTGCTGTTAACAACAAACCTCACGTCAGAACCAGCAGCAGGCAGTATGATTTtgccatcattgggcaaaacgttgctccaattctacccactgcagctttaaatgtacGTTCTTAATGCTGGGTTTCCACTTTTAGTcccaggaactaaaaggttccttcagtccACTGTTGTCTGCATTTCTACCACGGTCTAATGTTGTTTTCTCCAAACCAGAGGTCAGctacctttactatcaaaagagccattttaggcaaaaaagaaaatctgtctggagccgcaaaacatgtgatcattgtgatgaaggtaacacagtttatagtctaagtatatagtatataagtctaacgcagtgagggccaaagagacaatgtactacggagtattagggccacactgagggaaaaaacatctgagatttacacaataaagtcagaatattatgagagAAAGGttgtgatataatataatataatataatattaataattaaacactCTGCCATTCTGCATAGTGAGTACTTTTGATAATTAACACTGagaatacaggacttttacttgtaatagagtatttttagactttttctgcttttattaaataaaggatctgagtacttcttccacctctgaaaCTCATTCTGTACTCACATCGGCTGCCGAAGGAGATCATGATGTCAGCGGTGCCACTGCTGATCTTTGTGAATCTCAGAGGAGTGACCTTGGCCCAGACCTGCAGCGCCTTCTCTATGGAGTCATCTATCTCTGACACAGGCATGTCACGTGTGTAGGTCACTATCCTGTCAGACAAATAGTCAAGAAGAATTATTAGTTAGACTTACTATGATATTACTCTCTCACACTTTACTTTCTCACTTCAGATCAGTTCACCTGTAGGTAAGGCTCTTTTTCTCCCACTTGAGGTTACTTCCAAACGTGGAGAAACGGGCGATGTTGCCGTCCGGGACGCCACAGCGGGccttcttcatcatcaccacGGTGTCGGCGTCCAGCGTCCCGGTGATCTGGAGACCGAAGAATCTCTGCATCTCACTCAGCTTCCTGCTCACCGGGCTGATCCCCCGTCTGGTGGCTggacctctctcctctgtcaggTTGAAGAAGTTCTTCAGGTAGTTCTGTAAAATGAAGGTGAGAAAAGTCCCCAAAATGCACATCTTAAATGCAAAGTAGTGAGAacacatgcatgtaaacatacacACCTCTGCAAAGCCTTCATCCTGCACAGTGaccggtggtggtggtggtgttgtaggCACACAGTAAACTGTGAGTGCCAGTAGGCTCAGTACGATGCACAGACTGCAAGACCTCATGCTTGCTCACTTTAATGTGACTTGTGTTTGCGTTGCTGGAGTCAgctgttatatatatacaggctGAGGAGGAGTAGACGCGTTGTTGGAGGAGTGGGCGTGTTGAGCAACTAACTACCTCAGTGACTCAAGAAGAAGTATTCCATTTATGGATGACAAGGAGGAGATTGGCTTTGATTGCTCAGCCAAGACAAGAAAAATCCCCCATGATGACACATGACATGTCAATACAGAAACtatcctttaaataaaataagtgatatGGAAGTGATACTCATACATACAGCATTAACAGGAGCAGCTGGCCAAGGTACCATGACTTCTCTATCTGTTGCTTAAGCTTATATTCTGAGCCATATTCTGATATTTTAGTCAGGTTTTTCCGGCAGTCTGTCGTGAATTCAACAGTCCTTATGTCTTCTCTAACCCCTCAGGCTACTGTTGCTACTGACAGGACAGTGATGTGCTCTGTGCAAGAAAACAGACAAGCTGCGTCATGTCATGAAGTCCTTCTGACAGGTATAGTTTGTGCAGATGCCACATGTCACCGTACAACTCTATACTCACCAACTACGTCACAACAGCTGTAACAGGTTTATAGTTGGGTCAATATTCATCATTTTATGACATGGGTCAGTTTattctgtaaatgtaaaatcacctctttttatatatatatatatatatatatatttatgtatctatttGTGTAACATTTGTTAACAACATTGTTAGTGGAAAACTACATTGTGATTGCTGTTTCCTAACTCTGGACCCTGGGAGGAGCACTACATGTCTTCATTGTGCAACTTAGTATGTCTTCAGGTAAACCGCCCAGTAGATGCAAGAAGTGATGAAAGTGTTGCAATAGAAAAGCAGCATCTTagccattatatatatattgtgaaataataataataaaatactcaTCAAAAGGAcctgattgtttattatttatttatttactactaCTAAATATAAATTTTAGCATTTTGCCTACAAAATCTGTGACCAATTAACCATGatgcatatatataaataaatataaatatatatatatataaaaatatatatatataaaatatatatatatataaatattaaaggtcccatatcgtgctcattgtcaggttcatacttgtgttttgtgtttttactataacaagtttacatgctgtaatattaaaaaacaactttattttcctcgtcctgtctgcctgaatatacctgtattcactgtctgtctgaaacgctccgttttagctcatttcaaaggaattgcgttgctaggcaacagcttgggtccatgtttacttcctgtcagctgatgttatttacatacactgcaacaggaaataaactgagacacatttagaatgtttacgtttaaaaccgtgtgatgatctaaatattgtatatttgtgacatcacaaatggacaaaaatcctgacggcttgtttcaaacacacaatttctgaatacgggctgtgtgtatttctccgtttattgagcgttttgatagtttaacagtatttatataaagcacttaaacctgctttatactataaaagacatgaaaatctcacttttttaaaaatggaactttaaagcatgtgtatcaaaagcattcatcacataagtggtgtgtaacaatatatacataccagactccattcagaaaacaagcaatttaaaagttgtttgcttgtcgtcatggtaacagacctgtcAAAGCatgaatttagactttttactaatcagcatcattgtgtagttatttcggcttcacttttaatccgtttattgtattattattattactattttggCAAAAACAGCTGACAGCCATCGACCTGCTATCAGCTGTGTTTGTTTACTCGGAAGTTAAATTGGCCAACCCCGCCGTCCTCAGCCAATCCGCAGCAGCGACGTCATCGAAGGCCAGCCAATGAGAACAGCACCTCTTAACAAAGATCCTCAGAAAAACCAAGAGCTCTCACTCTCCATTACTTTAGCCACACCATATTACCTGTACAGTTTACTAacaacataaatacacataaataacagtttgtctgtcttttaaagttttctttatatgtttctttatatatatatatatatatatatatatatgccgcAGAGTCTAAGTGAGACACCTGAGACAGGTGAGTCCAGTCTAAGTGACTTTACGTTGTCCCTTAAGTTGACTACAGTTGACTCTAAGTTGTTTTCCTCAACGTTGATCTAcgcaacgttttttttttttaaggtgaagatgaaggtgaagatgaaggtgaagaagaagatgaagaagatgaagatgaagatgaagatgaaggtgaaggtgaagaagaagatgaagatgaaggtgaagatgaagatgaagaagaagatgaagatgaagatgaagaaggtaaagaagaagaagaagatgaagatgaagatgaaggtgaagaagaagatgaagatgaagatgaagattaaggtgaaggtgaagatgaaggtgaagaagaagatgaaggtgaagaagaagatgaaggtgaagatgaagatgaaggtgaagatgaagatgaaggtaaagaagaaaaagaagatgaagatgaaggtgaagatgaagatgaagatgaagaagaagatgaagatgaagatgaagaaggtaaagaagaagaagaagatgaagatgaagatgaagatgaaggtgaagaaggtaaagaagaagaagaagatgaagatgaagatgaagattaaggtgaaggtgaagatgaaggtgaagaagaagatgaagatgaaggtgaagatgaagatgaaggtgaggatgaagatgaaggtgaaggtgaagatgaagatgaaggtgaaggtgaagatgaagatgaaggtgaaggtgaagatgaagatgaaggtgaaggtgaagatgaagaagaaggtggagaagaagatgaaggtgaagatgaaggtgaagatgaagaaggtaaagaagaagaagatgaaggtgaagaagaagaaggtaaagaagaagaagatgaaggtgaagatgaaggtgaagatgaagaaggtaaagaagaagaagatgaagatgaaggtgaagatgaagatgaagatgaagatgaagatgaagatgaaggtgaagatgaagatgaagatgaagatgaaggtgaagatgaagatgaagatggagatgaaggtaaagaagaagaagaattagtAAAGATTTGATAAAGTTCTGTGGCCAGTGTTTAATGATTTAACCGTGGTTAAGTTTGGTTTTTAGCTCACATGTATGAAGGTGTAATGTGTTTGAGTCCAGCCTGTTTGTAACTAAGAGCCGCGGTGGGTTTTCTTCTTTTCGCTGCTCTGCTGTAGAGGGAGGAGACGAGAAGTTAGCTCTCTGGAAGAAAAGGAACATAAGATCCAGACCTGGGGATTTTACAACGTGGTGTCTGAAACCTGTTATCTGTTGAAATAGGCCGGACTGTGAGAGAGGTGTGGTGGTGTGAAGGAGGAGCAGAGCGGTTCCACTCTACATAGATCTCTACATAGATCTCTACATAGATCTCTACATAGATCTCTACAGCCAGGAGCTACCGTGGCTGATGGACTACAGATCTGGATTCTGGACTCCAGGCCTGAGCGGGACTTGGCTTTCATTCCTCCTATCACACCAGTAAGATCTTTCCATCATTTGGGATTGGGAAGACCT
This window harbors:
- the LOC141752690 gene encoding uncharacterized protein LOC141752690 isoform X4; the encoded protein is MKVKMKVKKKMKKMKMKMKMKVKVKKKMKMKVKMKMKKKMKMKMKKVKKKKKMKMKMKVKKKMKMKMKIKVKVKMKVKKKMKVKKKMKVKMKMKVKMKMKVKKKKKMKMKVKMKMKMKKKMKMKMKKKVKKKKKMKMKMKIKVKVKMKVKKKMKMKVKMKMKVRMKMKVKVKMKMKVKVKMKMKVKVKMKMKVKVKMKKKVEKKMKVKMKVKMKKVKKKKMKVKKKKVKKKKMKVKMKVKMKKVKKKKMKMKVKMKMKMKMKMKMKVKMKMKMKMKVKMKMKMEMKVKKKKN
- the LOC141752690 gene encoding uncharacterized protein LOC141752690 isoform X6, which produces MKVKMKVKKKMKKMKMKMKMKVKVKKKMKMKVKMKMKKKMKMKMKKVKKKKKMKMKMKVKKKMKMKMKIKVKVKMKVKKKMKVKKKMKVKMKMKVKMKMKVKKKKKMKMKVKMKMKMKKKMKMKMKKVKKKKKMKMKMKMKVKKVKKKKKMKMKMKIKVKVKMKVKKKMKMKVKMKMKVRMKMKVKVKMKMKVKVKMKMKVKVKMKMKVKVKMKKKKKMKVKMKVKMKKVKKKKMKMKVKMKMKMKMKMKMKVKMKMKMKMKVKMKMKMEMKVKKKKN
- the LOC141752690 gene encoding uncharacterized protein LOC141752690 isoform X3; this encodes MKVKMKVKKKMKKMKMKMKMKVKVKKKMKMKVKMKMKKKMKMKMKKVKKKKKMKMKMKVKKKMKMKMKIKVKVKMKVKKKMKVKKKMKVKMKMKVKMKMKVKKKKKMKMKVKMKMKMKKKMKMKMKKVKKKKKMKMKMKMKVKKVKKKKKMKMKMKIKVKVKMKVKKKMKMKVKMKMKVRMKMKVKVKMKMKVKVKMKMKVKVKMKMKVKVKMKKKVEKKMKVKMKVKMKKVKKKKMKVKKKKVKKKKMKVKMKVKMKKVKKKKMKMKVKMKMKMKMKMKMKVKMKMKMKMKKKN
- the LOC141752690 gene encoding uncharacterized protein LOC141752690 isoform X7; the encoded protein is MKVKMKVKKKMKKMKMKMKMKVKVKKKMKMKVKMKMKKKMKMKMKKVKKKKKMKMKMKVKKKMKVKMKMKKMKMKVKMKMKMKKKMKMKMKKVKKKKKMKMKMKMKVKKVKKKKKMKMKMKIKVKVKMKVKKKMKMKVKMKMKVRMKMKVKVKMKMKVKVKMKMKVKVKMKMKVKVKMKKKVEKKMKVKMKVKMKKVKKKKMKVKKKKVKKKKMKVKMKVKMKKVKKKKMKMKVKMKMKMKMKMKMKVKMKMKMKMKVKMKMKMEMKVKKKKN
- the LOC141752690 gene encoding uncharacterized protein LOC141752690 isoform X8; translated protein: MKVKMKVKKKMKKMKMKMKMKVKVKKKMKMKVKMKMKKKMKMKMKKVKKKKKMKMKMKVKKKMKMKMKIKVKVKMKVKKKMKVKKKMKVKKKKKMKMKMKMKVKKVKKKKKMKMKMKIKVKVKMKVKKKMKMKVKMKMKVRMKMKVKVKMKMKVKVKMKMKVKVKMKMKVKVKMKKKVEKKMKVKMKVKMKKVKKKKMKVKKKKVKKKKMKVKMKVKMKKVKKKKMKMKVKMKMKMKMKMKMKVKMKMKMKMKVKMKMKMEMKVKKKKN
- the LOC141752690 gene encoding uncharacterized protein LOC141752690 isoform X2, which encodes MKVKMKVKKKMKKMKMKMKMKVKVKKKMKMKVKMKMKKKMKMKMKKVKKKKKMKMKMKVKKKMKMKMKIKVKVKMKVKKKMKVKKKMKVKMKMKKMKMKVKMKMKMKKKMKMKMKKVKKKKKMKMKMKMKVKKVKKKKKMKMKMKIKVKVKMKVKKKMKMKVKMKMKVRMKMKVKVKMKMKVKVKMKMKVKVKMKMKVKVKMKKKVEKKMKVKMKVKMKKVKKKKMKVKKKKVKKKKMKVKMKVKMKKVKKKKMKMKVKMKMKMKMKMKMKVKMKMKMKMKVKMKMKMEMKVKKKKN
- the LOC141752690 gene encoding uncharacterized protein LOC141752690 isoform X5, whose protein sequence is MKVKMKVKKKMKKMKMKMKMKVKVKKKMKMKVKMKMKKKMKMKMKKVKKKKKMKMKMKVKKKMKVKMKMKVKMKMKVKKKKKMKMKVKMKMKMKKKMKMKMKKVKKKKKMKMKMKMKVKKVKKKKKMKMKMKIKVKVKMKVKKKMKMKVKMKMKVRMKMKVKVKMKMKVKVKMKMKVKVKMKMKVKVKMKKKVEKKMKVKMKVKMKKVKKKKMKVKKKKVKKKKMKVKMKVKMKKVKKKKMKMKVKMKMKMKMKMKMKVKMKMKMKMKVKMKMKMEMKVKKKKN
- the LOC141752690 gene encoding uncharacterized protein LOC141752690 isoform X1; translated protein: MKVKMKVKKKMKKMKMKMKMKVKVKKKMKMKVKMKMKKKMKMKMKKVKKKKKMKMKMKVKKKMKMKMKIKVKVKMKVKKKMKVKKKMKVKMKMKVKMKMKVKKKKKMKMKVKMKMKMKKKMKMKMKKVKKKKKMKMKMKMKVKKVKKKKKMKMKMKIKVKVKMKVKKKMKMKVKMKMKVRMKMKVKVKMKMKVKVKMKMKVKVKMKMKVKVKMKKKVEKKMKVKMKVKMKKVKKKKMKVKKKKVKKKKMKVKMKVKMKKVKKKKMKMKVKMKMKMKMKMKMKVKMKMKMKMKVKMKMKMEMKVKKKKN
- the LOC141752690 gene encoding uncharacterized protein LOC141752690 isoform X9, encoding MKVKMKVKKKMKKMKMKMKMKVKVKKKMKMKVKMKMKKKMKMKMKKVKKKKKMKMKMKVKKKMKMKMKIKVKVKMKVKKKMKVKKKMKVKMKMKVKMKMKVKKKKKMKMKVKMKMKMKKKMKMKMKKVKKKKKMKMKMKMKVKKVKKKKKMKMKMKIKVKVKMKVKKKMKMKVKMKMKVRMKMKVKVKMKMKVKVKMKMKVKVKMKMKVKVKMKKKVEKKMKVKMKVKMKKVKKKKMKVKKKKVKKKKMKVKMKVKMKKKKKN